One window from the genome of Vanessa tameamea isolate UH-Manoa-2023 chromosome 13, ilVanTame1 primary haplotype, whole genome shotgun sequence encodes:
- the LOC113403308 gene encoding cysteine-rich with EGF-like domain protein 2, translating into MFCSMAYFTTLKLILICMSTITFGITHSTLDTKGKLHSKKINECQRCKVVTDSFSHWLEETSRGKHEGGDAAWEEAKLKSYARSEMRLVEIQENLCSELKNHQDDCYSLSEEAESLLENWWFHEYQNNLDLYTWLCIENLQYCCPKNHYSESCTLCPHIKNNKICGGNGKCDGEGTRKGDGHCICKRGFTGIDCEECSYNFYNASNESCKPCHKACDGCQGDGVETCVKCAAGWTMNSGKCVDNNECLDLSLCKSNEYCINKEGTFACKLCDKTCKSCEGPGPSSCSSCSPDHVLWIGKCLDVKIQRDLLINCSMRIASYLCLVILVMFLYRKSKSLASLTVLIISLLIYYSETTSEVSLIKIIPYFSN; encoded by the coding sequence ATGTTTTGTTCAATGGCCTACTttacaactttaaaattaattttaatatgcatGTCTACTATCACTTTTGGTATAACACATTCAACTTTAGATACTAAAGGAAAATTacattcaaaaaaaattaatgaatgccAGCGTTGTAAAGTAGTAACTGATTCTTTTAGTCACTGGCTTGAAGAAACCTCTCGAGGTAAACACGAAGGTGGCGATGCCGCTTGGGAGGAAGCTAAATTAAAGTCTTATGCGCGAAGCGAAATGCGATTAGTTGAAATTCAAGAAAACTTATGTtctgaattaaaaaatcatcaaGACGATTGTTATTCTCTCTCAGAGGAAGCAGAATCACTACTGGAAAATTGGTGGTTTCatgaatatcaaaataatttagatttatatactTGGCTTTGCATAGAAAATTTACAATACTGTTGTCCAAAGAATCATTACAGTGAATCCTGTACCCTTTGCCCGCATATaaagaataacaaaatatgtggGGGAAATGGAAAATGTGATGGTGAAGGGACACGTAAAGGTGATGGTCATTGCATTTGTAAAAGAGGATTTACAGGCATTGATTGTGAAGAATGTTCCTATAATTTTTACAATGCAAGTAACGAATCCTGCAAACCTTGCCATAAAGCGTGTGATGGATGCCAGGGTGATGGAGTAGAAACCTGTGTCAAATGTGCTGCTGGTTGGACTATGAACTCTGGTAAATGTGTTGATAATAATGAATGTTTGGATTTGTCTTTATGTAAGAGTAATGAGTATTGCATAAACAAAGAAGGAACATTTGCCTGTAAATTGTGTGATAAGACATGCAAATCATGTGAAGGTCCTGGTCCATCCAGCTGCTCATCTTGCTCTCCCGATCATGTGTTATGGATTGGTAAATGTTTAGATGTTAAAATTCAAAGGgatcttttaataaattgctCAATGAGGATAGCTTCCTATTTATGCTTGGTTATCCTAGTgatgtttttatatagaaaatcgAAATCATTAGCATCCCTcacagttttaattatttcacttcTGATATATTATTCTGAAACAACTTCTGAAGtaagtttgattaaaattattccatatttttccaattaa